The genomic stretch TCTTTTGTTACCAAGAAAGGTGTAAAAGGTAATGTGACAATCAGGATCATCGTGTCGGTATTGACTATAAGTACTTTTGGGCATATTCGGTTTTTTGGTTATATTGGATGAATGTTAAAGGTTTGTTTTGCAATTGAGACATTGATGAAACTATTCAGTGCAGTAACTAGAACTTTGATTCAATAGATTCAAAGTAGACTTTCTGCAATAAGCGAATTCATCCAATAAAGCTCAAGTAAGGTTTTCCGTCATAAAGATTACAAATCTGTCTTGCTGACATCTTATTTGATATTAGATGAATGTGGTAGATGATTGCAGATACTCAAGATTCAGTGGGAGCAAGTAAATATTTTTAGTTAATACCCTTTCAGTAAAGGAGATAAATTAGTCTCAAATTCCCTAAGGAAAATATTCAGAAAAATTCATTAATACTTAAATTCATGTGTCTCAGGAAATATTTAATGTGTTTAAGTATTATGGTATACATTTAGCTTGTATGCGTTCGGATATTGCGTACATTCTAAAGTTTGTTGGACAGATATTAAGGCAATACGGATTAGGATCTTGGATCCACTAAGGGCAGCCAAATATATTGTTGGTCATTTATATTTGAAACAAAACATTATTTATAGGAAATCGATTCAGGTTGAGATCATTTGGTATTTCGACTCCTAGTTGGTTATGAACATTTGTCATGAGGCTGAAATTCTGTACGGTATTGAAAGACCATTTAAGTTATTTTGCGACAAATGAACAATTGTAAAgtttctaataacaatataagtgaTGTATTGTTTAAGAAACAATTCAGAGTGAAAAGGTGTCAATTATACATGTTGATACAAACTCCATTTTGCGGATCCGCTTACTAAAGAATTACCACTCACGGTCTTTCTTGAGctaagggcattagcaatagacaaaCCCCAAATGAGGTTTGTCTAATGTCACATCACTCAACACACAAACCTCTCTAACAACAAACCTCAATGCAACAATAGACAAATCTCTTAAATATAGGCAAACCTCATAAAAGTATACTACATGGGGTCCACTATCACTCACAACCAAAAACACAAACATGTATATAAAATTGTAACCATTCTCATCTATGAACCTCAACCCCCACTCCCAACAAtagagaggtttgtcaacaaacctctAAAATGTATACAAACCcttgttgacaaacctctattgttGATGCCCTAATTGCTCAAATGGGTGTTTCGGTTTTAAGGAAATTCAGTTTAAGTGGGAGTTTGTCATGTTAGACACATTAAAGTTTACGGTTATTAAGTTCTGCAGAAATCAGGTTTTCGGTTTACGGTTTCACTCTGTGTTATTTTGGTTGATCTCACTAAGGTGGACCAGTTGGAAATATGTATATTTGGATCACATTCGGATGCTATTTCCATGCTGCACTCCCATGCTCGATTCATGTCGTTGGTTATATTAACATATGTGACCATTGAGGGTCCGACTACGACAAACTGGAGCAAAGACCGCTTTGATCCTATGTTGGTATGATTGATGGACCGAATTGCTTAAGACGGTTGGATGTTTGCTAGCATTTTTGAGCTCACTAAGGTTATATTGTAAATACAATTATCAGGTGTCACACATATGAATGTATTTGGcccaagtgggagattgtaagaaTTATGGGCCTGTATACAATATATGTGGACAAATTATTAATTCAGTAATAATTGTATTTATGCGCTATCAGTTAAGGTTAGCCCAAAATAAGGTGATCCACTACGATATATATTATATGggcttattattatttataaacgTCACCCATTAGGTTTTTAATGCATGATGGGCGCATTAGACTAAGGAGACTATATATAAATTATCTGGGTTATGGTCCCTGGTAGCACACAATAACTTAATCTCCCCGCATCCCATCAGTAGAGAGATCCCTATTGTTATGTGTGTCTACTAGAAGACCTAATTCGAAGACCGTCCCTTCAGACGGTTCATCCCAATCTTTCGTCATGTAATCAGGTACGCTTCCGCTCTATAGTTTATACCGAAtaatttagtatgaagtttaTGGTCTCTATTCGGATTAATTCTAACAGAATAAACCAGTTCCGACCAGTAGTTGGCCTCTATTTTAGGAACGTGAATCCGCCCAACCCAAAAAATAAACTGATATAAAACCACCTTAAATGAGTAATTTGAAACTCAAGTGACAAATCTATATGCGGAGTATATAGAATATAGATCTGGCTCCAACCCAAATTATCGGAACCCTAGCCACCCATATTGAAATGACTGCCCGAGAGACTCATACCCAAAATGACACGACAACATCACACATTAACACCCAAAATAGACTGACACAGAATGACTCAATACAAGACCATCTGACCTGACCGGAAGTGCATAATTTCTCCGAAATGATCTCTCTGAAATTGTTAATGAAGGGAACATCAGAATATGTTTGGGAAATTTTGTGATGATCTCATTAGATAATTAGGAGCAAATATATAGTACAATCAAGCAACTAATTGATATCTAAAATATAGGAGCATATATCTCGACTAATTGACTTAGCAGCTAAATAATAGGCTCGAGACTCTCGCCTAACACCCCCCCTCAAACTGGAGCATGGAGGTCGATAATGCCCAGTTTGCGGAGTAAGTACTGAAATTGTCGTGCTCCCAACGGCTTAGTGAACATATCGGCCACTTGATCACTTGTCGACACATGAAATGGTGTAACAAGGCCTTCCGTAATAGCATCTCGCACGAAGTgacaatcaatttcaatgtgtttaGACCGCTCATGAAAAACCGGATTTTGAGCAAGGTGAATTGCCGATTTGCTGTCACAGAATAATCGCATAGGGGAAGCAAGCTCAATATCCAAGCTTGTTAATAAACCCTTGAGCCATTTGAGCTCACATACAACCGCTGCCATCGATCTATATTCGGCCTCAGCCGAGGATAATGAAACGGTATGTTGTTTTTTCGTTTTCCAAGACACCGGTGAATCCCCTAGAAACACGAACCAACCTGATACGGAACGACGAGTTAGGGGACATTTTCCCCAATCAGAATCACACCAACCCGACACGGTAAGCTGGCTGTCGGAGCGTAAGAAAATGCCCTGTCCCGGACTGCCTTTCAAATAGCGAACAACTCGCATAGCTGCCTCCATGTGAGCTTCACGTGGAGCTTTAAGGAATTGAGAAAGCACATGGACGGAATAAGACACATCTGGCCGTGTGACGGCCAAATAAACAAGACGACCAACCAGTCGTCTATACCGCTCAGGATCAGTCACAAAGGAACTGGCAGTGGTAGCAAGTTGATGATCAATGTCCATGGGTGTGGAACTCGGTTTAGCACCCAATAGACCAACTTCACTAATAATATCGAGAGTGTATTTCCGTTGACTAAGACAAATGCCGTCACTATTTCGCGCAACTTCAATTCCAAGAAAATACTTTAAAatacccaaatctttcattttgaaACATCGGTTCAAGtagcttttaaaatcacaaatggCCGAATTGTCGTTACCCGCAATAACAAGATCATCTACATAGATTAAAACATGTAAGCGTACCTTGTTATTAGAGTAAGTAAATAACGAATAATCGGAATAAGAATGTCGAAACCCATATTTCCGGAGTGCCCCAGCTAACTTTGCAAACCAACATCGGGGTGCTTGACGGAGACCATATAAGGATTTCTTAAGACGACAAACTTTACCATCGCGGCCATGGCTAAAGCCGGGAGGAagtttcatgtaaacttcttcatTCAAATCCCCGTGCAAAAATGCATTGTGGACATCCATTTGGTGTAATTCCCATCGCTTTACAGAGGCAACAGCAAGAAGGGTACGGATAGTGACCATCTTAACCACAGGAGCAAAGGTTTCGCCGTAGTCAATACCTTCAATTTGATGATTTCCAAAAACAACGAGACGAGCCTTTAAACGTTCAACGGTCCCGTCAGATTTGTGCTTAATCTTGTAAACCCAACGACAACCAAGAGCCTTTTTACCTGGGGGCAAATCAGCTAATTCCCAAGTGTCATTAGCCTCAAGAGCATCAATCTCAGCTTGCATAGCTCGACACCACCCCTCGTCACGAACCGCAACTTTAAAGGAGGGAGGTTCAACTCCTGCTGTTATAGCTGCTAAAAACAGACGATGTCGACTAGaaaatttatcacaatttacAAAATTAGCTAAGGAATATGGTGTACCTTCAGTCGAGGATGGAGAGACTGGTGAACTTGGGGATGATGGACTGTTCGTCGTATCAAGAATATAGCCGCTTAATCGTGAATTGGGAAATTTCAACCGGTGACCCCGACCAAGATCAGCCGGGGGATCATTAACTGGCGGAGACGACGACCCCACAGTGGCGGTGGCAGCATCGTTAATAATAGAAGCGGGCTCGGGAACATTAGGAGTCGAAGCAGTGGCAGAGGACTCGCCATTAACAGAGGACGAATCATGGACAAAGATCGGAATCGAGTCGGGGGAGTTTGAAATAAGCAAGAGCCATCAGGGAGTAAAACGGAATTGTCGGAATTGTCCAAATCAGCCTGTGTGTTTGTGTCCGCAAACGGGAAGGAGTCCTCATAAAAAACAACGTCTCGCGAGATAAATATTTGTTTAGTCTCAAGATCATATACCCGCCAACCCTTTGTATTATGAGGATAACCCAAAAATAAACATTTGCGACTCCGTGGTTCCATTTTATCCCCTTTAGTTTTCTGATTATGAACGAAACAGAGGCATCCAAATACCCGTAAATTTGCATAAGACGGAGGAGCGCCAAACAAAATTTCATATGGTGTTTTGTGATGCAAAATAGCCGAAGGTATTCGGTTAATTAAATGTGCAAAAATTAAGGACACACTCACCCCAAAACTGTTTAGGAAGACGACCCTGAAAAAGCAATGCGCGTGCCACATTAAGTATGTGACGATGTTTACGCTCTACACGCCCATTTTGTTGAGGCGTGCCTACACATGAGGTCTGAAATTGGATGCCATGCTGCAAAAAATAGTCCGCCAAATGATTGAACTCACTTCCATTATCACTTCGTACAACCTTCACCTGTTTAGAAAATTGGGTCTGTACCATTGCTAAAAAATGCGTAAAGAGACTTGTAACTTCAGTTTTAGCAAGCATTAAATATACCCAAACGGAGCGTGAGCAATCATCAACAATAGTTAAAAAATATTTCGCGCCACAAGTAGACGGAGTACGATAGGGGCCCCAAAGATCGCAATGTATCAATTGAAAAATTTCAGATGCAATATTATCACTAGTATGAAAACTAGATCGAGATTGTTTGGCAAGGTGACATACATCACACACCGCACTTTTATTAAAGGAAAGTGTTCGGGCTAAAGGAGTAAATTTAACCGCATTATCCCCTGGATGACCAAGTCGACGGTGCCACAAATTATAATCCCTGGTCGTGCCAACTGTGTTCACCAAAGAGAGCGGAGTAGACGAAAGCAGAAACAGTCCATCATTTAGTTCACCAGCTCCAATCATCATCCTCGTAGACCGGTCCTGAATAAGGCAACAATCCTTAGTAAATTGTAAAATATAATCAAAGTCAGCTGTTAATTgtgaaactgaaattaaattgcaGGTTAAATGAGGGACAAATAAAACCCGACGAAGAGTTATTTTGTTGTCAATTCGTACGGTACCCATTTTAGAAGCTAAAATTTGCTTCCCATTCGGTAATCCTACAGCTCGTGGAGGAATTACCATGGTGTCGGAAAATAACGTAAGATCACCTGTAACATGATTAGAAGCGCCAGTGTCTATTATCCAAGAAGTACACATACCAGACAACCGATCCGAAGAGACGGAAGAAGAAGCCGTGTAGGCCACATTAGCGTGAACAACGGGATCGCCTCGAGATGCGGACCGGGACGCAGAGTATTCTGTCCGATCCCCCCCCATCTGCGACGGAATTCCTCTAAAGTACGGGGTCGACTACCCCACCAGTCAGGGAATTTATTTGTTTTGAAAAAAACAATTGTTGACTTCATGACCATGCACTTGACAATGAGAACAAAAGAACTTGCGTCTTTCCAATTTTTCCTTCTCACGTATGGCTTTCCAATCAGTTGGGGTGCGTGAGACCCCAGGAACAGCAAAAGCCATGACATTAGTAACATCCGAAGGGGCAGCGTCACCATGAAGTAGGCGTTCAGATTGCAAGGCCGCGTGATACCCGCGGTTGAGGGTGGGCAAAGGGTCCAATTGAAACTGTTGGTTTCGAAGGGTGCTATATAGACTACGGTCGAGACCCATAAAGAATTGATGGAGTCTCTCGTTATCGAGTCTTTTAGTTGCCTGAGACGATATGTCGCAAGTACAACGCCCACACGTACAAGCGAAAGGAGGCTCGTGAATTGCCAGGGCATCCCAAAGAGTCTTTAATTTACCATAGTATTCGGTTACAGACATACCTTTGAGTTGTTTACAATTAGCGAGATCGGTCTTAAGTGAATGAATGGAAGTTCCATCAACAACAGCGAAACGTTCCTCCAAATCGCGCCAAAGAACAGCAGCATCTTCAACAAATGGTACACTGGAGATGACCGATGGATCGATCATGTTTCAATCCAAATAAACAATCGTGCAATGTACCACTTCCCATTGTGCAAGCAAGTTTTCCTCAGTAGGTTTTTTGATAGTACCGTCGCAGAATCCGAATTTGCGACGAGACTTAAGCGACATACGGATGTCACGGCTCCAATCCTCATAATTAGAATGAGTTAGAGAAATGCTAGAAATTTTTATGCTTGGAATGTCATGAGATCCGAGATAAAAAGGTGATAAAGGATCGATTTTGAAGGTAGTATCGACGGCTTGATCACCAGCCATGTCGACAGTGAGttctgcgttttttttttttttttttggttgtaaaaaaaaattagggtttgatgAAAATATTTAATTGGCTCGATACCATGTTAATGAAGGGAACATCAGAATATGTTTGGGAAATTTTGTGATGATCTCATTAGATAATTAGGAGCAAATATATAGTACAATCAAGCAACTAATTGATATCTAAAATATAGGAGCATATATCTCGACTAATTGACTTAGCAGCTAAATAATAGGCTCGAGACTCTCGCCTAACAGAAATAACCTATCTCATAGTCAACCGAAATGAACAAAATTCATTTTGAAATGTCAGAGTACAGAATGCTGATTCTCATTTTATCATCACGGAATCAGATTATAATTCCAAAACTTAAGGTTCTGAATGCATTAGCTCTATTTGGCGCCTGCAAAATGCAAATGGTCGGCGATTTGGgcctttgcaaaaaaaaaaaaaaaaaaaaaaaaagctgttAAGCCGAATCGAACACATGATCTTCAACAAAACAAATACTTATCTTGTAGAAGCTAACCACTAATACAAGCAAATCAACATGTTAAAGTTCAGTGCTTAAACATTATAATTAGTAACAATTATTAAATACTCTTAGCATTAAATATGTATTTTAATTACCATAATGAGTTAGCATTAAATATGTATTTTAATTACCATAATAAGTCAATACATTATGCTGGGCATTATGGTTAGGGGTGTGAGTGTATGAATCCAGATTGCAGGTTTGATTCCTATCAACTTCTTCttctgtaattttttttttccctgCTAAGTCGCTCAGCCGCACGGCGGTTTGGACTCAAGTCGCTCTCCCGCTGAGTGACCTTAATCCCGACCCTAACATCGCCAAAACCAagcctacgtggacccatttttggtaattagtttcaaAGTCGCCCCATTTTGTTAAAATGTTTGTTATTAAAccccattttggaaaaaaattcccCGAAAACACCATACTCCATATATCATAGACCATGTTCACCTAACTTCGTTATCATATTCACTTTCAGATTAACTGGATGGGCAGTCCGGAAAGATGAGCGCCATGATACTGGTATTCCACGCACGCTTTCAGGTTTGCAACTGTCAATGAGCTGTGACGGTTTACAGCTCCTCGATATATATCTGTCTATCATAACTGCAAGGATCTTATCTTACAATAGGCGACTCATTAAGGTGAACCCTTCATTCACAGATTCAGTATGGCCAAGAAGCTTGTTTAGTATGTTGATGGCCTTCTAAAACCATCACACAGCATATGCAGAGCTTGCAGTCCATGCTGTTTGTCAGAAGATACCCGGTTTTTTTAACGTGTGTCCATTAAGCAAATTTTAATGATCCGAAAATGGATATTGTACGATTACAAAGCAAACCGCAAATACTAGGCTTAATCAAATGATCAACATGGACAAGAGTCAAGAGGTCGATTAACATATATTTCAGTCATAAGCAGTACTGAAATCGATGCTAGTAACATTATCGTTAAACAATCTTATGAAGTTTTCATTTTTCAGGCACTTCGGCATTTTGAACTGAGTAGTACTACCAGCTCCGTTACTCGCCGTTTGTTCGAGAATTTTTAAGAATGTCCCTTTCCGAACAACTCTCAGCTCCAGAGGTTTAATAATTCCACGCTTACGCTCGCGACCATAAATTACATCAGGAATCGCTTTCTCCAAACTATTGCAACACTTAGTTAAGACGTTATCGCTGCAATCGCCATCCAACTCCCAGAATATAACATAGTGTTCTTGTCTAGGAGAGACATCTGCATAGCTTGTATACTCAACCACCTTAATTTTATCCTTGGCCAGATGTTTTGAAGCTTCTTCCACAGCTTCTTGGAGATCTTTCTCGCTCGTTTTCTCCGTGTTTATTGATAGAATCACATTAGCCCTACATATATATTGAAGTTGAGGTGTGGAATTATGGAATCCTGTTATCTTCACCACATCTCCTAGCTTGTACCGATACAAACCTATAACACATTTCCGATAAATGAATTTTTCATAAATATTAGTATTATCGATTAAATAAAGCAAGTGTAAACATATCAGTGGACAGAGGGAGTAGTTACTCCTATCACCAATTCGTTTAAGGACGATTGTAATCTTACCTAGGAAGTTGGATATTACAACTTCGTATTCTTGACCAACCTTGACTTGAGTTAACCCGAGAGGTCTCACCTCAATGTTGTCTTCATATTGTTGTTTCCTCACTTGAACAGGTAAAAACTCGAAGTATCCAACGTTAGGAAGTACAACATATGAGGTTAACTCTGGGAGGACTCGAGGATTGATATTGGTTCCAATGCGTCCCTCACTACATACATATTCGTCGCTAATCAATGGAAGCTCCCCGGCATATACCCTCAATCTTCCAACATATTTCACAGCAGTGCCAGTCATGATTGCAAGAACATACTTGGCACTCGGGAAAAGTCTACCAATCAAACCTTGCCAAGAACTGTCACGTAATTCCACACAAATGTTGTGAATTGTATCCGACAATTCAAGATCTTGCTTGATAAGACGAGAGACGACTTCTCTAAGAGATGGATCAGTGATTCGGGTGCTCAACATCCCTACTCGAATGTCACTACATAACTCTTCCCACGTTTCTAAAAACATATCGAATGCAAGCACTGTGGAATGTGCAAATGCTGAACAAATGAATTGTACTTGATCGCAATATATCAACCCGCACAATAGATTACAGTAGGTCGCTTGTTGTATATCAGAAGCACATCGGACTTCTACAGGGCTGCAAGGATCTACCCTTgaccctagtttcgccttccgaTCACTGTAATAGACAGAACTACCAAACCTAGCATCTAAACCACCTTTGGTTTTAGTTGCTGGCGAAGTATATACGAACATCAAAGCCTTTTTGCTCTCGTCAATCGGGTATTCCCTGTATATACCGTCAAATAATTCATTATAGTGTCACCCACCATATCTATTTAATAGGCCATTCGATTTATAGCAAAATTACCTGTTTCTGTACGCATATGAAGTCAGTTTCGACACTAAGCAAGCATCCATTTTCTCTTCTAGGTACGGAACAAGCTTATTCTTCCCATTACTTGTACCCGAACTATGACATCCACCAAGTAAACAGGTCAATACATTAGTTAGTATAAGATGCCTTTTTAGAAAGATGTTCACAAACAAAACCACGCCGGCATGTGGTCGGACATTGCATAAGCACAGCCCATCAAAATAGTGGTAATCCGCGGTGGACTTATGGGGACTAGTAGCAAGGGTGGCGCCCTCTTAATAATGGAAAATTTCAATATTTTTCTTGTTTACCTTATTTCATTAGTAGTTTGCGATAGGGGTAGTCAAACATTAGGGCTGGGGCAGGCCGGGCTTGGCGGACCCCGAGGGTGGGTTCGGGCAACCGGGTCAGCCCTAAGGTTTGACCAGCCCTAATTCACGCCCTCTATAAACTTGCATTTGTAATTCGCGCCCTCTGTAAACTTGCTCCCTCCTAACAATAAATCCTAGTTATACAACTGATAGTAAGGGTCGGTAAAAGTCACGGTACTACGACTACTAACAAAATGACAAATAGAGCAACAGATTCAATTATCAAAGGCCTGTTTATGCCGGACTAAGAGGCCCAATGCATAAAAGCACTATCCCTATATTCAAAACACTCGCGAGGTGATGGTCCCCACATTTCGACCTTGTAGAACTTACATTTTCGGTATCTAGTTTGTAATAAGTAGATGTGCTCTCGGGCCAGGCTGGGTTTTATGGTCAGGCCCATGAGTGAGGCGGGCTGTGGCAGATATAATCCAGGCCATGTCCGTGTTCTGTTTTAGGCGGGCTGGGTCAGCCCGTGCTGACAGCTCTAGTTAATACTCGTAAGTAGAGTTTGTAAATGTCAtcctccaaagtgtcttcctaTATGTTATCAAGGATGAAAAAATGCATCGAGAATTACACCAAACAACATACCTTAGAACAAAAGAGGGGACACGTTTAGAGGTGAGAATAGAAGACGTATCTCCATCAGCAATCCGATCAATGTAAGGTTGGATATCGGTGTAAGTGACCACTGGAACACATTCCTTGAAGCTAGCGGGATCGAAACAACCTGCCTTAAGACCATGTTTCTTAAGGTATTCTGTCTCAACATTTTGCGTCAATATCTTCTCAAGTAACTCTCTTTGTACCCTTTCTGCATCCTTTGTCACCTCCTCGAATTCCGCTATCCATTTCTCTGCATCGAACTCTTCCACCTCCGCGATCACTCTATCCATATATGACTTGCTATACAttctattctcacaattttttcaatttgaacaaatttcaaaataaataaGTAATGACAGCAAAGAACATAAGTGATGTACAGTACCTTTGTACATCGACTAATTCATaatcatttgttgtcttttctaATTGTCTCTACTCGTGCATATAATAATAATGTTCATGTCTTTTTCATTCCAGCTAGTCTTCCTTAAGACAGATATCTCCGTTTAATATTAAAAGTTAGAACAGGTCAAATATCTTCTCACATAAACATATGAGACAAATTTTTTACTTTTCTCTATGCATTTTGTTTTTGTCTTATTTATTCCATATGGATACGGATATAGCCgccttaaatgagaatttgcctTTTCTGATACGAAACTTGTCGGTGCGAGCATCATAACAATATTTGAGAgttaaattacaactcgatgtgATGACATTACAACTCAGCGTTTGATTTAAATATTCATTATAATGTCTTTTTCAGATGGTCCAAATTTCTCaaattattactccctcctatttataataataacTCTCCCCTTTTAaaagggcacgcaaattaaggggagggttattttattgtaaagtattgtggtggtgtaaggtaattggagagagtgaaggtattattgtgggggtaagatgattaaaataagtattgttgtgggggtaaggtgattaaaataacataaagtatgagtattgtgaggtattgttgtggggtgaggcgATTAAAATAAGTAAaattttactaaataaggaaaaggGGGAGTTATATGagtagatgaaaaaaaaaaaggggagaG from Silene latifolia isolate original U9 population chromosome 5, ASM4854445v1, whole genome shotgun sequence encodes the following:
- the LOC141657071 gene encoding jasmonoyl--L-amino acid synthetase JAR4-like: MSLIFPDCPSRMYSKSYMDRVIAEVEEFDAEKWIAEFEEVTKDAERVQRELLEKILTQNVETEYLKKHGLKAGCFDPASFKECVPVVTYTDIQPYIDRIADGDTSSILTSKRVPSFVLSSGTSNGKNKLVPYLEEKMDACLVSKLTSYAYRNREYPIDESKKALMFVYTSPATKTKGGLDARFGSSVYYSDRKAKLGSRVDPCSPVEVRCASDIQQATYCNLLCGLIYCDQVQFICSAFAHSTVLAFDMFLETWEELCSDIRVGMLSTRITDPSLREVVSRLIKQDLELSDTIHNICVELRDSSWQGLIGRLFPSAKYVLAIMTGTAVKYVGRLRVYAGELPLISDEYVCSEGRIGTNINPRVLPELTSYVVLPNVGYFEFLPVQVRKQQYEDNIEVRPLGLTQVKVGQEYEVVISNFLGLYRYKLGDVVKITGFHNSTPQLQYICRANVILSINTEKTSEKDLQEAVEEASKHLAKDKIKVVEYTSYADVSPRQEHYVIFWELDGDCSDNVLTKCCNSLEKAIPDVIYGRERKRGIIKPLELRVVRKGTFLKILEQTASNGAGSTTQFKMPKCLKNENFIRLFNDNVTSIDFSTAYD